Proteins co-encoded in one Ictalurus furcatus strain D&B chromosome 9, Billie_1.0, whole genome shotgun sequence genomic window:
- the mdh1ab gene encoding malate dehydrogenase 1Ab, NAD (soluble) — translation MADPIRVLVTGAAGQIAYSLLYGIAKGDVFGKDQPIVLVLLDITPMLPVLDGVVMELQDCALPLLKEVIPTDKEDVAFKDLDAAILVGSMPRKEGMERKDLLKANVAIFKSQGTALDKYAKKTVKVLVVGNPANTNCLIAAKSAPSIPKENFSCLTRLDHNRASSQVAMRCGVSANSVKNVIIWGNHSSTQYPDVHHCKVSVGGKDVAAFDAVKDDSWLKGDFISTVQQRGAAVIKARKLSSAMSAAKAICDHMRDIWTGTAEGEFVSMGVYSTGNSYGVPDDLIYSFPVNIKDKSWKIAEGLAINDFSRAKMDATAAELVEERDTAISFLCV, via the exons atg GCTGATCCTATCCGAGTTCTGGTGACCGGCGCGGCTGGACAGATTGCCTACTCCCTGCTCTACGGCATCGCCAAGGGAGACGTGTTCGGCAAAGATCAG CCTATTGTCCTGGTCCTGCTGGACATCACTCCCATGCTGCCTGTGCTGGACGGTGTGGTCATGGAGCTGCAGGATTGCGCTCTCCCACTTTTGAAGg aGGTCATCCCTACAGATAAAGAGGACGTGGCGTTTAAGGACCTGGATGCCGCCATTCTGGTGGGCTCCATGCCCAGGAAGGAGGGAATGGAGAGGAAAGACCTGCTCAAGGCCAACGTGGCCATCTTTAAGTCTCAGGGCACAGCGCTGGACAAGTACGCCAAGAAGACGGTCAAG GTTCTGGTGGTGGGAAACCCGGCCAACACCAACTGCCTGATTGCGGCTAAATCCGCTCCCTCCATTCCCAAAGAGAACTTCTCCTGCCTGACTCGCCTGGACCATAACCGTGCCAGCTCTCag GTGGCAATGCGCTGTGGTGTTTCAGCCAATAGCGTGAAGAACGTGATTATCTGGGGGAACCACTCGTCCACCCAGTACCCCGACGTGCACCACTGCAAGGTCAGCGTGGGGGGAAAAGACGTGGCCGCGTTCGACGCCGTGAAGGACGACAGCTGGCTGAAAGGAGACTTCATCTCT ACGGTTCAGCAGCGTGGAGCAGCGGTCATTAAGGCACGCAAGCTCTCCAGCGCCATGTCTGCTGCCAAGGCCATCTGTGACCACATGAGGGACATCTGGACCGGCACTGCTGAG GGCGAGTTTGTCTCCATGGGTGTGTACTCGACTGGAAACTCATATGGCGTTCCTGATGACCTCATCTATTCATTCCCCGTCAACATCAAG GATAAATCCTGGAAGATCGCCGAGGGTCTGGCCATCAACGACTTCTCTCGAGCCAAGATGGACGCCACCGCGGCCGAGCTGGTGGAGGAGCGAGACACCGCCATCTCCTTCCTCTGCGTGTGA
- the ugp2b gene encoding UDP-glucose pyrophosphorylase 2b isoform X1, whose product MSHIEVINYPEKMSLYVEGVSTSVPPDSSMAQFQEVMRQQLESSMDAELEKLSSTAKGANVEICKKDFEGFKKLFHRFLQVKGPSVEWPKINRPPEDSIQPYEKIKEKGLPENVADSLNKLVVVKLNGGLGTSMGCKGPKSLISVRNENTFLDLTVQQIEHLNKTYNTDVPLVLMNSFNTDEDTRKILQKYTHHRVKIHTFNQSRYPRVNKESLLPVATDVGMVGECAEGWYPPGHGDIYASFYNSGLLEQLIAEGKEYIFVSNIDNLGATVDLHILNHLVSQPNGKRCEFIMEVTDKTRADVKGGTLIQYEGKLRLLEIAQVPKAHVDEFKSVSKFKIFNTNNLWISLAAIKRLQQQNAMDMEIIVNPKTLNGGLNVIQLETAVGAAIKCFENALGINVPRSRFLPVKTTSDLLLVMSNLYSLEAGSLTMSEKREFPTTPHVKLGSSFTKVQEYLTRFESIPDMLELDHLTVSGDVTFGKNVSLKGTVIIIANHGDRIDIPAGTMLENKIVSGNLRILDH is encoded by the exons ATGTCTCATATAGAAGTCATAAATTATCCAGAGAAAATGTCTCTTTACGTAGAAG GTGTGAGCACGTCGGTGCCGCCGGACAGCTCCATGGCTCAGTTTCAGGAAGTGATGCGTCAGCAGCTGGAGAGCTCCATGGACGCCGAGCTGGAGAAGCTGTCGAGCACGGCTAAAGGAGCCAACGTCGAG ATCTGTAAGAAGGACTTTGAGGGCTTTAAGAAGCTCTTCCACAGATTCCTGCAGGTGAAAGGACCTTCAGTGGAATGGCCCAAAATCAACAGACCTCCAGAGGACTCG atccAGCCGTATGAGAAAATCAAGGAGAAGGGTTTACCCGAGAACGTAGCTGACAGCCTGAACAAGCTGGTGGTGGTGAAGCTGAATGGAGGTCTGGGCACCAGCATGGGCTGCAAAGGGCCGAAAAGTCTCATCAGCGTCCGGAACGAGAACACCTTCCTGGACCTGACCGTGCAGCAGATTGAG CACCTGAATAAGACGTACAACACGGACGTCCCGCTGGTCCTCATGAACTCGTTCAACACCGACGAGGACACCAGGAAGATCctgcagaaatacacacaccaccGGGTCAAGATACACACCTTCAACCagagcag GTATCCCAGGGTGAATAAAGAGTCTCTGCTGCCCGTGGCGACGGACGTGGGCATGGTCGGAGAATGCGCTGAGGGATGGTACCCGCCCGGACACGGAGACATCTACGCCAGCTTCTATAACTCGGGCCTGCTGGAGCAGCTCATCGCCGAGGGGAAGGAGTACATCTTCGTGTCCAACATCGACAATCTGGGTGCCACCGTCGACCTGCACATCCTCAACCACCTGGTCAGCCAACCCAACGGCAAACGCTGCGAGTTCATCATGGAGGTCACGGACAAGACCAGAGCCGACGTCAAg GGAGGAACTCTGATTCAGTACGAGGGGAAACTGAGGTTACTCGAGATCGCGCAGGTTCCCAAAGCCCACGTCGACGAGTTCAAATCCGTCTCCAAGTTCAAGATCTTCAACACGAACAACCTGTGGATCTCGCTGGCCGCCATCAAGAGATTGCAGCAGCAGAACGCCATGGACATGGAAATCATCGTGAATCcgaag ACTCTGAACGGCGGCCTGAACGTGATCCAGCTGGAGACGGCCGTGGGCGCCGCCATCAAGTGCTTCGAAAACGCTCTGGGCATCAATGTTCCTCGTAGCCGCTTCCTGCCGGTCAAAACCACCTCCGACCTCCTACTGGTCATGTCCAACCTGTACAGCCTGGAGGCGGGATCTCTCACCATGAGTGAGAAGAGAGAGTTCCCCACAACACCGCACGTCAAACTGGGCAGCTCCTTCACCAAG GTTCAGGAATATCTGACACGCTTCGAGAGcattcctgacatgctggagctGGATCACCTGACCGTATCCGGAGACGTGACGTTTGGGAAAAACGTTTCTCTGAAG GGAACGGTGATCATCATAGCCAATCACGGGGACAGGATCGATATCCCAGCCGGTACCATGCTGGAGAATAAAATAGTCTCCGGTAACCTGCGCATCCTGGACCACTGA
- the ugp2b gene encoding UDP-glucose pyrophosphorylase 2b isoform X2, with translation MAQFQEVMRQQLESSMDAELEKLSSTAKGANVEICKKDFEGFKKLFHRFLQVKGPSVEWPKINRPPEDSIQPYEKIKEKGLPENVADSLNKLVVVKLNGGLGTSMGCKGPKSLISVRNENTFLDLTVQQIEHLNKTYNTDVPLVLMNSFNTDEDTRKILQKYTHHRVKIHTFNQSRYPRVNKESLLPVATDVGMVGECAEGWYPPGHGDIYASFYNSGLLEQLIAEGKEYIFVSNIDNLGATVDLHILNHLVSQPNGKRCEFIMEVTDKTRADVKGGTLIQYEGKLRLLEIAQVPKAHVDEFKSVSKFKIFNTNNLWISLAAIKRLQQQNAMDMEIIVNPKTLNGGLNVIQLETAVGAAIKCFENALGINVPRSRFLPVKTTSDLLLVMSNLYSLEAGSLTMSEKREFPTTPHVKLGSSFTKVQEYLTRFESIPDMLELDHLTVSGDVTFGKNVSLKGTVIIIANHGDRIDIPAGTMLENKIVSGNLRILDH, from the exons ATGGCTCAGTTTCAGGAAGTGATGCGTCAGCAGCTGGAGAGCTCCATGGACGCCGAGCTGGAGAAGCTGTCGAGCACGGCTAAAGGAGCCAACGTCGAG ATCTGTAAGAAGGACTTTGAGGGCTTTAAGAAGCTCTTCCACAGATTCCTGCAGGTGAAAGGACCTTCAGTGGAATGGCCCAAAATCAACAGACCTCCAGAGGACTCG atccAGCCGTATGAGAAAATCAAGGAGAAGGGTTTACCCGAGAACGTAGCTGACAGCCTGAACAAGCTGGTGGTGGTGAAGCTGAATGGAGGTCTGGGCACCAGCATGGGCTGCAAAGGGCCGAAAAGTCTCATCAGCGTCCGGAACGAGAACACCTTCCTGGACCTGACCGTGCAGCAGATTGAG CACCTGAATAAGACGTACAACACGGACGTCCCGCTGGTCCTCATGAACTCGTTCAACACCGACGAGGACACCAGGAAGATCctgcagaaatacacacaccaccGGGTCAAGATACACACCTTCAACCagagcag GTATCCCAGGGTGAATAAAGAGTCTCTGCTGCCCGTGGCGACGGACGTGGGCATGGTCGGAGAATGCGCTGAGGGATGGTACCCGCCCGGACACGGAGACATCTACGCCAGCTTCTATAACTCGGGCCTGCTGGAGCAGCTCATCGCCGAGGGGAAGGAGTACATCTTCGTGTCCAACATCGACAATCTGGGTGCCACCGTCGACCTGCACATCCTCAACCACCTGGTCAGCCAACCCAACGGCAAACGCTGCGAGTTCATCATGGAGGTCACGGACAAGACCAGAGCCGACGTCAAg GGAGGAACTCTGATTCAGTACGAGGGGAAACTGAGGTTACTCGAGATCGCGCAGGTTCCCAAAGCCCACGTCGACGAGTTCAAATCCGTCTCCAAGTTCAAGATCTTCAACACGAACAACCTGTGGATCTCGCTGGCCGCCATCAAGAGATTGCAGCAGCAGAACGCCATGGACATGGAAATCATCGTGAATCcgaag ACTCTGAACGGCGGCCTGAACGTGATCCAGCTGGAGACGGCCGTGGGCGCCGCCATCAAGTGCTTCGAAAACGCTCTGGGCATCAATGTTCCTCGTAGCCGCTTCCTGCCGGTCAAAACCACCTCCGACCTCCTACTGGTCATGTCCAACCTGTACAGCCTGGAGGCGGGATCTCTCACCATGAGTGAGAAGAGAGAGTTCCCCACAACACCGCACGTCAAACTGGGCAGCTCCTTCACCAAG GTTCAGGAATATCTGACACGCTTCGAGAGcattcctgacatgctggagctGGATCACCTGACCGTATCCGGAGACGTGACGTTTGGGAAAAACGTTTCTCTGAAG GGAACGGTGATCATCATAGCCAATCACGGGGACAGGATCGATATCCCAGCCGGTACCATGCTGGAGAATAAAATAGTCTCCGGTAACCTGCGCATCCTGGACCACTGA